One genomic region from Anaerolineales bacterium encodes:
- a CDS encoding glycosyltransferase family 39 protein, whose translation LGCLFTGLRWWALPHVTPDIRWSLQASIGLACAAVLASAALHFRRRSTAMPALLEPVHQHQARIPFIVFGLLFSIAAAPLSNYGDRQAQLLASAAWVIGIVLAVLAGWKRGQALPPIAWQTAAWITLLVVGAFLARGLSTGTVPAVLSGDEASVGLSALGFLEGKTGNLFGVGWHAFPSLYCFLQAVSISLLGMTTQALRLPSALAGALTVGAIYLMGRSMFGPRAGLLAACILMLSHVHIHYSRLGLNNV comes from the coding sequence CTTGGGCTGCCTCTTCACCGGCCTGCGCTGGTGGGCGCTGCCGCATGTCACGCCCGACATTCGCTGGAGCCTGCAGGCCTCCATCGGCCTGGCCTGTGCCGCCGTGTTGGCCAGCGCGGCGCTGCATTTTCGGCGACGGAGCACCGCCATGCCGGCGCTCCTTGAGCCGGTCCACCAACATCAGGCGCGAATTCCCTTTATCGTGTTCGGGCTGCTGTTCTCGATCGCCGCCGCGCCCCTCTCTAACTATGGCGACCGGCAGGCGCAGCTGCTGGCTTCGGCAGCTTGGGTTATTGGGATCGTGCTCGCAGTGCTCGCTGGTTGGAAGCGCGGTCAGGCGCTGCCTCCTATTGCCTGGCAGACCGCCGCCTGGATCACACTTCTGGTGGTGGGTGCCTTCCTCGCCCGCGGCCTTTCCACCGGCACTGTCCCGGCCGTGCTCAGCGGAGATGAAGCCTCCGTCGGACTGAGCGCGCTGGGCTTCCTCGAAGGGAAGACCGGCAACCTGTTCGGTGTAGGATGGCACGCCTTCCCATCCCTCTACTGCTTTCTCCAGGCGGTCTCGATCAGCCTCTTGGGAATGACGACCCAGGCCTTGCGACTCCCCTCGGCGTTGGCGGGCGCACTGACTGTCGGCGCGATTTATCTGATGGGGCGCAGTATGTTCGGCCCTCGGGCCGGACTTCTGGCGGCCTGCATCCTGATGCTCTCTCATGTGCATATCCACTATAGCCGGCTGGGGTTGAACAATGTCTAG